From the genome of Alosa alosa isolate M-15738 ecotype Scorff River chromosome 20, AALO_Geno_1.1, whole genome shotgun sequence, one region includes:
- the LOC125284817 gene encoding protein lin-28 homolog A-like isoform X2, whose product MAEGGCAKTEEGEAPSSEEDSGSFHGSGVCKWFNVRMGFGFLSMTNRDGVPLETAVDVFVHQSKLHMEGFRSLREGETVEFTFKKSSKGLESLRVTGPEGAPCVGSEKRPKGAQKRRSKGDKCYNCGGPNHHAKECQLPPQPKKCHFCQSIAHMVASCPIKAQQSSPGSQERSSSAAGGEEEELMRPAPAPLPPESSD is encoded by the exons ATGGCAGAAG GGGGCTGCGCAAAGACCGAAGAAGGGGAGGCACCGAGCTCCGAGGAGGATTCTGGTTCTTTTCACGGTAGCGGAGTGTGCAAATGGTTTAACGTACGGATGGGGTTCGGGTTCCTATCCATGACCAACAGGGACGGTGTCCCTCTCGAAACCGCCGTCGATGTGTTTGTTCATCAG AGCAAACTGCACATGGAGGGCTTCCGCagtctgagagagggagagaccgtGGAGTTCACCTTCAAAAAGTCATCCAAGGGCCTGGAGTCGCTCCGGGTGACTGGCCCAGAGGGAGCTCCCTGCGTGGGCAGTGAGAAGAGGCCCAAGGGTGCCCAGAAGCGCCGCTCAAAAGGAGATAA ATGCTACAACTGTGGAGGCCCTAACCACCATGCCAAAGAATGCCAGCTCCCCCCTCAGCCCAAGAAGTGCCATTTCTGCCAGAGCATAGCCCATATGGTTGCCAGCTGTCCGATCAAAGCACAGCAGTCCTCACCCGGATCTCAGGAACGGTCGTCCTCGGCGGCAggcggagaggaagaggagctgATGCGTCCGGCTCCCGCTCCGCTTCCTCCGGAGAGCTCTGACTAA
- the LOC125284817 gene encoding protein lin-28 homolog A-like isoform X1 — MSNPNGDDAEEHSRGCAKTEEGEAPSSEEDSGSFHGSGVCKWFNVRMGFGFLSMTNRDGVPLETAVDVFVHQSKLHMEGFRSLREGETVEFTFKKSSKGLESLRVTGPEGAPCVGSEKRPKGAQKRRSKGDKCYNCGGPNHHAKECQLPPQPKKCHFCQSIAHMVASCPIKAQQSSPGSQERSSSAAGGEEEELMRPAPAPLPPESSD; from the exons ATGTCGAACCCCAACGGTGATGATGCCGAAGAACATTCAC GGGGCTGCGCAAAGACCGAAGAAGGGGAGGCACCGAGCTCCGAGGAGGATTCTGGTTCTTTTCACGGTAGCGGAGTGTGCAAATGGTTTAACGTACGGATGGGGTTCGGGTTCCTATCCATGACCAACAGGGACGGTGTCCCTCTCGAAACCGCCGTCGATGTGTTTGTTCATCAG AGCAAACTGCACATGGAGGGCTTCCGCagtctgagagagggagagaccgtGGAGTTCACCTTCAAAAAGTCATCCAAGGGCCTGGAGTCGCTCCGGGTGACTGGCCCAGAGGGAGCTCCCTGCGTGGGCAGTGAGAAGAGGCCCAAGGGTGCCCAGAAGCGCCGCTCAAAAGGAGATAA ATGCTACAACTGTGGAGGCCCTAACCACCATGCCAAAGAATGCCAGCTCCCCCCTCAGCCCAAGAAGTGCCATTTCTGCCAGAGCATAGCCCATATGGTTGCCAGCTGTCCGATCAAAGCACAGCAGTCCTCACCCGGATCTCAGGAACGGTCGTCCTCGGCGGCAggcggagaggaagaggagctgATGCGTCCGGCTCCCGCTCCGCTTCCTCCGGAGAGCTCTGACTAA
- the pdik1l gene encoding serine/threonine-protein kinase pdik1l isoform X1 has product MKKGCVKKRQGRRQQQQQQQTQAWRRLGGGMVSRSQAKYELIQEVGRGSYGVVYEAVARSSGARVAVKKIRCHSPENVELALREFWALSSIQSQHPNVIHLEECVLQRDGLAQRMSHGSSSSLYLELVETSLKGEIAFDPQCAYYLWFVMDFCDGGDMNAYLLSRKPSRRTNTSFMLQLGSALAFLHRNQIIHRDLKPDNILISQGRTPAGSPEPTLKVADFGLSKVCSTSGLNPEEPASVNKCFLSTACGTDFYMAPEVWEGHYTAKADIFALGVIIWAMVERITFVDVETQKELLGSYVQQGGEIVPLGEALLENPKMELLIPARKKSMNASMKQLIREMLSANPQERPDAFELELRLVRIACRELDWDT; this is encoded by the exons ATGAAGAAGGGGTGTGTGAAGAAGAGACAAGGGCGACGACAG cagcagcagcagcagcagacgcaGGCGTGGAGGAggctggggggggggatggtgagCCGCAGCCAGGCCAAGTACGAGCTGATCCAGGAGGTGGGCCGTGGCAGCTACGGCGTGGTGTACGAGGCGGTGGCGCGGAGCTCGGGCGCCCGCGTGGCCGTCAAGAAGATCCGCTGCCACTCGCCGGAGAACGTGGAGCTGGCGCTGCGTGAGTTCTGGGCACTCAGCAGCATCCAGAGCCAGCACCCCAACGTCATCCACCTGGAGGAGTGTGTGCTGCAAAGGGACGGCCTCGCGCAGCGCATGAGTCATGGCTCCAGCTCGTCACTGTATCTAGAG ctgGTGGAGACGTCGCTAAAGGGTGAGATTGCCTTCGACCCACAGTGCGCCTACTACCTGTGGTTCGTGATGGACTTCTGCGACGGCGGTGACATGAACGCCTACCTGCTGTCGCGCAAGCCCAGTCGCCGCACCAACACCAGCTTCATGCTCCAGCTGGGCAGCGCTCTGGCCTTCCTGCACCGCAACCAGATCATCCACCGTGACCTCAAGCCCGACAACATCCTCATCTCGCAGGGTCGCACCCCGGCTGGCTCGCCAGAGCCCACGCTCAAGGTGGCCGACTTCGGCCTGAGCAAGGTGTGCTCGACGTCGGGCCTCAACCCCGAGGAGCCGGCCAGCGTCAACAAGTGCTTCCTGTCCACAGCTTGCGGCACTGACTTCTACATGGCGCCGGAGGTGTGGGAGGGCCACTACACAGCAAAGGCGGACATCTTTGCGCTGGGCGTCATTATCTGGGCGATGGTGGAGCGCATCACCTTCGTAGACGTGGAGACGCAGAAAGAGCTGCTGGGCAGCTACGTGCAGCAGGGGGGCGAGATCGTGCCGCTGGGCGAGGCGCTGCTCGAGAACCCCAAGATGGAGCTGCTCATCCCGGCGCGCAAGAAGAGCATGAACGCCAGCATGAAGCAGCTCATCCGCGAGATGCTCTCGGCCAACCCCCAGGAGCGGCCCGACGCCTTCGAGCTGGAACTCCGCCTGGTGCGCATCGCCTGCCGCGAACTCGACTGGGACACATGA
- the pdik1l gene encoding serine/threonine-protein kinase pdik1l isoform X2: MKKGCVKKRQGRRQQQQQQTQAWRRLGGGMVSRSQAKYELIQEVGRGSYGVVYEAVARSSGARVAVKKIRCHSPENVELALREFWALSSIQSQHPNVIHLEECVLQRDGLAQRMSHGSSSSLYLELVETSLKGEIAFDPQCAYYLWFVMDFCDGGDMNAYLLSRKPSRRTNTSFMLQLGSALAFLHRNQIIHRDLKPDNILISQGRTPAGSPEPTLKVADFGLSKVCSTSGLNPEEPASVNKCFLSTACGTDFYMAPEVWEGHYTAKADIFALGVIIWAMVERITFVDVETQKELLGSYVQQGGEIVPLGEALLENPKMELLIPARKKSMNASMKQLIREMLSANPQERPDAFELELRLVRIACRELDWDT; this comes from the exons ATGAAGAAGGGGTGTGTGAAGAAGAGACAAGGGCGACGACAG cagcagcagcagcagacgcaGGCGTGGAGGAggctggggggggggatggtgagCCGCAGCCAGGCCAAGTACGAGCTGATCCAGGAGGTGGGCCGTGGCAGCTACGGCGTGGTGTACGAGGCGGTGGCGCGGAGCTCGGGCGCCCGCGTGGCCGTCAAGAAGATCCGCTGCCACTCGCCGGAGAACGTGGAGCTGGCGCTGCGTGAGTTCTGGGCACTCAGCAGCATCCAGAGCCAGCACCCCAACGTCATCCACCTGGAGGAGTGTGTGCTGCAAAGGGACGGCCTCGCGCAGCGCATGAGTCATGGCTCCAGCTCGTCACTGTATCTAGAG ctgGTGGAGACGTCGCTAAAGGGTGAGATTGCCTTCGACCCACAGTGCGCCTACTACCTGTGGTTCGTGATGGACTTCTGCGACGGCGGTGACATGAACGCCTACCTGCTGTCGCGCAAGCCCAGTCGCCGCACCAACACCAGCTTCATGCTCCAGCTGGGCAGCGCTCTGGCCTTCCTGCACCGCAACCAGATCATCCACCGTGACCTCAAGCCCGACAACATCCTCATCTCGCAGGGTCGCACCCCGGCTGGCTCGCCAGAGCCCACGCTCAAGGTGGCCGACTTCGGCCTGAGCAAGGTGTGCTCGACGTCGGGCCTCAACCCCGAGGAGCCGGCCAGCGTCAACAAGTGCTTCCTGTCCACAGCTTGCGGCACTGACTTCTACATGGCGCCGGAGGTGTGGGAGGGCCACTACACAGCAAAGGCGGACATCTTTGCGCTGGGCGTCATTATCTGGGCGATGGTGGAGCGCATCACCTTCGTAGACGTGGAGACGCAGAAAGAGCTGCTGGGCAGCTACGTGCAGCAGGGGGGCGAGATCGTGCCGCTGGGCGAGGCGCTGCTCGAGAACCCCAAGATGGAGCTGCTCATCCCGGCGCGCAAGAAGAGCATGAACGCCAGCATGAAGCAGCTCATCCGCGAGATGCTCTCGGCCAACCCCCAGGAGCGGCCCGACGCCTTCGAGCTGGAACTCCGCCTGGTGCGCATCGCCTGCCGCGAACTCGACTGGGACACATGA